In Candidatus Chlorohelix allophototropha, one DNA window encodes the following:
- a CDS encoding recombinase family protein — protein MNAQEIKPRQLQRLACLYVRQSTLQQVLENRESTARQYALRDRAIALGWIAERIVVLDQDLGHSGTSASDRVGFQRLVAEVGLGKVGLVLGLEVSRLARSSSDWHHLLEICALTGTLILDEDGLYDPATFNDRLLLGLKGTMSEAELYILRARLLGGILNKARRAELKLHLPIGFCYTEDNRVVLDPDKQAQATIKLLFQTFRRTGTASATVRAFRQQNLAFPRRLSKGVHKGELVWNDMRHDDVLRVLHNPVYAGAFVFGRTRTNKTADGKIHIVALAQEEWQVMIKDAHPAYISWEEYEGHLSQLRANSQAYTPKRLNPPREGPALLQGLVICGQCGERMTVRYHQRGGQRVVPDYVCQKAGISAGTAPCQRFLGRDLDAAIGQVLLEMLTPALVNQVLQWHAELCSQLSEAEHLRQMEVERAQYAADLAGRRFMRVDP, from the coding sequence ATGAACGCCCAGGAAATTAAACCGCGCCAGTTACAAAGGTTAGCTTGTTTGTATGTCCGCCAGAGTACTCTGCAGCAAGTCCTTGAAAATCGCGAAAGTACGGCCAGGCAATATGCCTTGCGTGACCGTGCTATCGCACTTGGTTGGATTGCCGAACGGATTGTGGTGCTGGATCAAGATTTAGGTCATTCTGGCACTTCTGCCAGTGACCGGGTAGGCTTTCAACGACTGGTAGCGGAAGTCGGTTTAGGTAAAGTTGGGCTGGTTCTCGGTCTGGAAGTATCACGGTTGGCACGCAGTTCAAGTGATTGGCATCATCTCCTTGAAATTTGTGCCCTGACTGGCACACTCATTCTCGATGAAGATGGCTTGTATGACCCAGCTACTTTCAATGACCGGCTTCTACTGGGACTAAAAGGCACCATGAGTGAAGCCGAGTTGTATATCTTGCGAGCACGCTTACTCGGTGGTATCTTAAATAAAGCCAGGCGGGCTGAACTAAAACTGCATTTGCCAATCGGTTTTTGCTATACTGAAGATAATCGGGTGGTGCTTGACCCCGACAAGCAAGCCCAGGCGACTATTAAACTCCTTTTCCAGACTTTCCGACGTACCGGCACTGCCAGTGCGACTGTGCGTGCTTTCCGCCAACAAAACCTTGCTTTCCCGCGCCGTTTAAGTAAAGGCGTGCATAAGGGGGAACTGGTCTGGAATGATATGAGACACGATGATGTATTGCGAGTGCTGCATAATCCGGTTTACGCCGGGGCTTTTGTCTTTGGTCGTACCAGAACCAACAAAACTGCTGATGGCAAAATTCATATTGTGGCTTTAGCACAAGAGGAGTGGCAGGTAATGATCAAGGATGCCCATCCGGCTTACATTAGTTGGGAAGAATACGAGGGTCATTTAAGCCAACTACGCGCTAACAGCCAGGCGTATACTCCCAAGCGCTTAAATCCACCTAGGGAAGGACCAGCCCTATTGCAAGGGCTGGTAATTTGTGGGCAGTGCGGTGAGCGGATGACGGTACGCTATCACCAGCGCGGTGGGCAGCGGGTCGTACCAGACTATGTTTGCCAAAAAGCCGGGATTAGTGCAGGAACGGCACCCTGCCAGAGGTTTTTAGGACGCGATTTAGATGCGGCAATTGGTCAAGTTTTGCTGGAAATGTTGACACCAGCTTTGGTTAATCAAGTTTTGCAGTGGCACGCGGAACTATGCAGTCAGTTGAGCGAAGCTGAACATTTGCGCCAAATGGAGGTAGAACGGGCACAATACGCGGCTGATTTGGCTGGCAGACGTTTTATGCGGGTAGACCCATAG
- a CDS encoding DUF5372 family protein — translation MNGSPNIPNQLNEDEYFQVTHPFHPLTGQRFVLLSKTNTYGESRVFFLDPSSAKLRSLPAAWTDQAPLDPFTRLTGGQALLRLSDLRKLVQFLENWDNHFPKPQFE, via the coding sequence TTGAACGGGTCGCCAAATATACCCAATCAACTCAATGAAGATGAATATTTTCAGGTTACCCATCCTTTTCACCCATTGACTGGTCAACGCTTCGTGCTTCTTTCTAAAACTAACACTTACGGTGAAAGCCGGGTTTTCTTCCTTGACCCTTCCTCGGCTAAACTTCGTTCGTTACCCGCCGCCTGGACTGACCAGGCGCCACTTGACCCTTTTACCCGTTTAACTGGCGGTCAAGCTCTTCTCCGCCTTAGTGACCTGCGGAAACTGGTTCAATTTCTTGAAAACTGGGATAATCACTTCCCCAAACCCCAATTTGAGTAG
- the moeB gene encoding molybdopterin-synthase adenylyltransferase MoeB → MANSYNELLKRTKAQIRETTVAQTSEVVKADKSVWLVDVREKYEWDEGYIPGALHVARGFLESKIEETVSDKNAPVILYCAGGVRSAFAAKTLNELGYTNVSSMIGGYNAWKNAGYPITKPRNLTKEQQKRYSRHFLLPEVGEKGQIKLLDTKVLLIGAGGLGAPNAFYLAAAGIGTLGIIDNDVVEESNLQRQIIHTQGRVGQYKADSAAQAIADLNPDVRVVVYKERLTAENIEHILPLYDLVVDGTDNFETRYLVNDFAVKYRKPVVHASILSFNGQLTTLIPFEGPCYRCIYPDPPPAAMAPNCSEAGVLGVLPGVIGLLQANEALKLALGIGETLSGRFLLFDALEAEFTSLKLRRDPKCVACGEHADIDDLLEQHRRGDVLIPACNIR, encoded by the coding sequence ATGGCAAATTCTTATAATGAATTGCTAAAGCGCACTAAAGCGCAAATCCGCGAAACTACCGTTGCCCAAACCTCCGAAGTAGTCAAGGCTGACAAATCGGTATGGCTGGTGGACGTGCGCGAAAAGTACGAATGGGATGAAGGTTATATTCCTGGCGCACTTCATGTAGCGCGGGGTTTTTTGGAAAGTAAAATAGAAGAAACTGTTTCTGATAAAAATGCTCCGGTTATTTTGTATTGCGCGGGTGGTGTTCGTAGCGCTTTTGCCGCTAAAACCCTGAATGAATTGGGTTACACTAACGTCAGTTCGATGATTGGCGGTTATAATGCTTGGAAAAATGCCGGTTATCCCATTACCAAACCCCGCAATCTTACCAAAGAACAGCAAAAACGCTACAGTCGCCATTTCCTACTGCCCGAAGTAGGTGAAAAGGGTCAAATTAAATTGCTGGATACCAAAGTGCTGCTCATCGGGGCGGGCGGTTTGGGTGCGCCCAACGCCTTCTATCTCGCTGCCGCCGGTATCGGTACGCTTGGCATCATTGATAATGATGTGGTGGAAGAGAGCAACTTGCAACGCCAGATTATCCATACCCAAGGGCGGGTAGGGCAGTATAAAGCCGATAGCGCGGCGCAAGCAATCGCCGACCTGAACCCGGATGTGCGTGTGGTGGTTTACAAAGAGCGTTTGACTGCCGAGAATATCGAGCACATTTTGCCCCTGTACGATTTGGTGGTAGATGGAACGGATAATTTTGAGACGCGCTATCTGGTGAACGACTTTGCGGTAAAATATCGCAAACCCGTAGTGCATGCCAGTATTTTATCGTTCAACGGGCAGCTAACTACTTTGATTCCCTTTGAAGGTCCTTGCTATCGGTGCATCTATCCCGACCCACCTCCTGCCGCGATGGCACCTAATTGCAGCGAAGCGGGCGTGCTTGGCGTTCTACCGGGCGTAATTGGCTTGTTACAGGCGAATGAAGCGTTAAAACTAGCGCTTGGTATCGGCGAAACCCTCTCAGGGCGTTTCCTGCTTTTCGATGCGCTGGAAGCCGAGTTCACCAGTTTGAAGTTGCGGCGTGACCCCAAATGTGTTGCTTGTGGTGAGCATGCCGATATTGATGATTTGCTAGAACAGCACAGGCGCGGCGATGTATTGATTCCCGCTTGCAATATTCGTTAG
- a CDS encoding ubiquitin-like small modifier protein 1, translating to MSNIKLPPVLRKLSGGVKEVQVEGATVGELLDNLDRKYPTIKNQLLTEDGEIARYVNLYLNDEDVRFLQGLVTPVKESDTIVILPAMSGGSL from the coding sequence ATGTCAAACATTAAGCTACCGCCGGTTTTGCGAAAGTTGTCTGGTGGCGTAAAGGAAGTGCAAGTAGAAGGGGCGACTGTCGGCGAATTGCTGGACAACCTTGACCGCAAGTATCCCACCATAAAAAACCAGCTTTTAACCGAAGATGGGGAAATTGCACGCTATGTAAACCTGTATTTAAACGATGAAGATGTACGCTTCTTGCAGGGTTTAGTTACGCCCGTAAAGGAAAGTGATACTATCGTAATTTTGCCCGCTATGAGCGGCGGTTCGCTATAA
- a CDS encoding PLP-dependent cysteine synthase family protein, protein MLYPSLLAAIGNTPLVEISQLSPYPDSVRLYAKLEGHNPSGSIKDRIALSMIEAAERAGKLKPGSGQRILEPSSGNTGIALAMIGKLKGYNVTVVMPDSFTAERRQLLEIYGAKVVLSDGSKGSNGSVELALELAAKDSGYFMPFQYSNNANPDAHYRTTAPEIWRDLPDASAIVAGLGTGGTLMGLSRFLKEKNPAIQIVAVEPMMGEIVQGLRNLDGGFVPPIIELSRLDRKFVVTNAQSVRVQRALLDKTGIFAGVSCGAAVYGALKLAREWGESGKTGKIVVMLAESGWKYLSAGLFTHDLNVLEDSMEQKMWW, encoded by the coding sequence ATGTTGTACCCTAGTCTGCTGGCGGCAATTGGCAATACGCCGTTGGTAGAAATTAGTCAGCTAAGCCCGTACCCCGATTCGGTGCGCCTCTATGCCAAACTCGAAGGACATAACCCCAGCGGCAGTATCAAAGATCGCATCGCTCTTTCGATGATTGAAGCGGCAGAGCGTGCTGGCAAGCTAAAACCGGGCAGCGGACAGCGCATTCTTGAGCCTAGCAGCGGTAATACCGGCATTGCGCTGGCGATGATCGGCAAGCTCAAAGGCTATAATGTTACCGTCGTTATGCCCGACAGCTTTACAGCAGAGCGTCGCCAATTGCTGGAAATCTACGGCGCAAAGGTAGTGCTGAGCGATGGCAGCAAAGGTAGTAACGGTTCGGTGGAATTGGCGCTGGAACTGGCGGCGAAAGATTCCGGTTATTTCATGCCATTCCAGTATTCCAATAATGCTAACCCCGATGCACATTACCGTACCACCGCTCCTGAAATCTGGCGCGATTTACCGGATGCTTCGGCAATAGTAGCCGGACTTGGTACAGGCGGTACTCTCATGGGTCTTAGCCGTTTTCTTAAAGAAAAAAATCCCGCCATTCAAATTGTTGCGGTTGAGCCGATGATGGGCGAAATAGTGCAAGGTTTACGCAATTTGGACGGTGGGTTTGTGCCGCCTATCATTGAATTATCGCGTCTTGATCGCAAATTTGTGGTGACCAATGCCCAATCTGTCAGGGTGCAACGCGCTTTGCTGGATAAAACCGGCATTTTTGCGGGAGTATCGTGCGGGGCGGCAGTCTATGGTGCGCTCAAACTGGCGCGTGAATGGGGCGAAAGCGGTAAGACAGGCAAGATTGTGGTAATGCTGGCAGAAAGTGGCTGGAAATACTTGAGCGCGGGGCTTTTCACCCATGACCTGAACGTGCTAGAAGACTCGATGGAACAGAAGATGTGGTGGTGA
- a CDS encoding M67 family metallopeptidase → MLVIPAQIYKEIIEHLRRWYPDEGCGLLGGKAGLVSHHYPTENVEPENKYKRYLINPRQQMEAEEELDSIGLELVAIYHSHTHTPAYPSPTDVRTAYYPDSYYVLVSFAEPDNPVIHAYKIVKPDPWGESGEIVGQELQIL, encoded by the coding sequence ATGCTGGTTATTCCTGCCCAAATTTACAAAGAGATAATAGAGCATTTGCGCCGTTGGTATCCCGATGAGGGTTGCGGCTTGTTAGGTGGGAAGGCTGGTTTAGTCAGTCATCATTACCCCACCGAGAATGTCGAACCTGAAAACAAATATAAACGCTATCTGATAAACCCACGCCAACAAATGGAAGCGGAAGAAGAACTAGATTCTATCGGTCTGGAATTGGTGGCAATCTACCACAGCCATACCCATACGCCCGCCTATCCCTCGCCTACCGATGTACGCACCGCTTATTACCCGGACAGTTACTATGTGCTGGTCTCTTTTGCAGAACCAGATAATCCGGTTATCCACGCTTACAAAATCGTCAAGCCCGACCCGTGGGGCGAAAGCGGCGAGATTGTAGGGCAAGAGTTACAAATTCTTTGA
- a CDS encoding SirB1 family protein: MRYTIESSIFDYEAEKIHPVPGSPLARFAEHVSRTDEEIDLIEATMIIASSEYPGLNIGYYLQRLEIMGNDIRLLLAGENDPYKCIQFINSYLFQTLGFKGNQTDYNDPRNSYLNDVLERRIGIPITLSLIYIEVGRQAGLPFEGIGLPGHFIVRYRQHAQHTTGRWEHGAESGANQQEDILLDPFNEGSILTLEDCVRLVGEIFGNPVPLVQSFLNPVSNRAFLSRMLNNLKSSYINFEDFERALAIEEFLTVLNPEDWEEIRDRGAIKNRMEHRWQAILDYQKYLRHAPDARDAVLINSQITGILKDIAINN, translated from the coding sequence ATGCGGTATACAATTGAAAGCAGTATATTTGATTACGAAGCCGAGAAAATCCATCCAGTCCCCGGCAGTCCATTAGCGCGTTTTGCAGAGCATGTTTCTCGAACCGACGAAGAAATTGATCTGATAGAAGCTACCATGATTATCGCTTCCTCCGAGTATCCCGGTTTGAATATAGGCTACTATTTGCAGCGACTTGAAATAATGGGCAATGATATTCGGTTGCTACTTGCCGGTGAGAATGACCCCTACAAATGCATCCAGTTTATTAACTCATACCTTTTCCAAACCCTTGGTTTCAAAGGCAACCAGACTGATTACAATGACCCTCGCAACTCGTATTTAAACGATGTTCTGGAACGTCGCATTGGAATTCCCATTACACTCTCCTTGATTTACATCGAGGTTGGCAGGCAAGCTGGTTTGCCTTTTGAAGGAATCGGTTTACCCGGTCACTTTATTGTACGGTATCGGCAACACGCCCAACACACCACCGGACGTTGGGAACATGGGGCAGAATCTGGCGCTAATCAGCAAGAAGATATTCTGCTTGACCCCTTTAATGAGGGCAGTATTTTAACTTTAGAGGATTGTGTTCGCTTGGTGGGTGAAATATTTGGCAACCCTGTACCGTTAGTACAATCCTTCTTAAATCCTGTATCAAATCGTGCTTTCTTGAGTCGCATGCTTAATAATCTTAAAAGCAGTTATATTAACTTTGAAGATTTTGAGCGGGCGTTGGCTATCGAAGAGTTCCTCACCGTATTAAACCCTGAAGATTGGGAAGAAATACGGGATAGGGGAGCTATCAAGAATCGTATGGAACACCGCTGGCAAGCTATCCTTGATTATCAGAAATACTTGCGCCATGCTCCCGATGCCCGCGATGCTGTACTCATTAACAGCCAAATTACGGGTATTCTGAAAGACATTGCCATCAACAATTAG